One part of the Phycisphaeraceae bacterium genome encodes these proteins:
- a CDS encoding filamentous hemagglutinin N-terminal domain-containing protein, with protein sequence MLKPWSIHPRLAGRVIGLGLGRYVFAGAGVVGLISGPVLAGPENPSVVHGTAAFVQNGANTTITASHNAIINYSSFNIGAAESVRFIQPGATSRVLNRIDSAMPTRIDGSLSANGSVYFVNRAGVMFGNGAVVNVGGLYAAAANLSNQNFLAGINHFTDVSGSVVNSGMITASSVNLIGRYVANHGTVLADTGVVTMTAGDDVYLGEFDGRIIVKVEGGAVAAAATPASPQAGVTNSGRIQARSGRVTMAAGDMYSLAISNSGSVAARDITLQGGQGRGAIVEVGGTLDASTRTAGETGGSVRVLGDRVSINHASIDASGAAGGGEVLIGGDFQGRYGKNGDVPNAKRTFVSTDSTISADATQQGDGGKVIVWADEVTKFGGTVSAKGAQGGDGGFAEVSGKQNLVFAGRADLRGSGDGKTGTLLLDPRDITVAPGGGATLDDVDQFGDTPSSDVTIAAATINSAAANVVLQANQDILVTEAIAMSGSGLSLTMQAGRSINVGANISTNDGAVSLTANETAAAGVVDADRGAGAATITFAPGASINAGTGNISLSILDGAGLTNSTSGNLSVGSLITTGDVVIRNLGTTSFSSIVRSEDSSIITAGSAAFEIAGNGGVGVEPRPMRLDVTDVSGVTHAGGIWLSSLQDFTVGNALLGSPTGITTSGGSIGVSSLGAITLAQSVGSTTFAPLIRVRAQGVAVDAPVTNVGGTIQIAADRNADGSGVLTTSVPGTITSGGGDITATAGDMTIAAAIDAGAGSLSLGRASAGTIGLGDATGDLAISGAELDLITAANLIVGNNLATQITVDNILASESDGIAGTTTLNALASNATVQFQGGSSTFRSLSAVANGGITANAGVATTAGAMVLNADANSDGSGSLVVAPTVPLSTSNSQLFVNASDLDLQGTLNSGTGQTVVSSTAAPGIALGNASVSGAMSITGAELSRITADSLELGRVNLGGNIVADGVTSANLSNIAGTVTLLAGGNGSSITFSGGASSFPTLVANADNGITVSADLSTTVGDLSLDADSDGGADSGDALTIGADRTITSAGAMTLSALTGGIQAQGALTLNSASGTRLLSSLNASSGAVGINTDTDADGTGGLTVAAGTTVTTGAALNIVTADLSLDGNITAGANAVTIRSSSPNKSIGLGDATGDMTITTDELSRISAGSLSLGGANTNRIDVDNVTQEASSGVTGFVTLTSGADGGTVRFLNNASTFNSLAVNADDSIDIETNLTTLSAGLTLNADTDSSPDASDAIRLAAVTVSAAGDILMTAPTGGLRLTGANESNTTILAVNGGSITLLPVTADNTSANLSVAAQGNLALGSVNIGTGAFSAIADSDSNTQGATLTVGSMTAGNVTLGAGTDGNDTISITSTLAPSGDLTIQNAGVVDIADGVNLTPGGSLTAASGVNSIVLAGAAGTTHTFSSGNDGVIALGTVSSSNAAGLVLNSEGRINTGAINLGTGSLTVTVDSDNDGSETANIGAVTASSLSATGTGGNDTVSFDSTVNVSGEGGVVADAGAVILGGNVTSPAGPISLTGSIVLAGDLTVSTLGSNRNISFFGPLNGTHNLTVNPGNGTVLFAGAVGGVTPLSGLSIPVADGVTFDSTVAVGNQSLSVSASDIRLGGNASSNGGDVSFAGPLSLTADAVISGNNVAFTSSVNSAGSVARSLIVNSANGGVTTFGGTVGGVGPLASLFTNADGSTRIGGDITTTSGSITINDAAVLTADAAIRALGGGSITFSGTINSDSSSSPRNLTLLVDTSVVGFNIPTINFGGAVGATAALNDLYLNYDPVRGVDGRSLPAEVASITFRQRNADGSPLSISDSTFLPAFAASIVVSRDFIMGLNEKLSALGNLTIASGRNANIGDLAALGNMSVSSPAILVRNRVPGALFASNGQLIADSGIDYVAGGNVTFSVVPTIENAALPNPVFATSSGTGSTNSNLNNFTFRQFGTVSAGVMDLAGVTLDLRAQGPSNTNIATVIAGSDPSPITSGLYVPDATPYGELVSSLGPLGLVVRGMTAEEVVQSLVGRALYNDVPSMVNARTTQLTANRLSPEQVRAVSDAYRQIFPQGDEDPTARAARAAQIRASLADAYIRYQQSGAPARFDAVRFRSFVDSTPQTADASRTIANLETLFGALSALSLSSGEQSVARTAVLRDLTPDGLTTVQLEEVVLARPDTAGV encoded by the coding sequence ATGTTGAAGCCCTGGAGCATCCATCCCCGACTGGCCGGCCGTGTCATTGGTCTGGGCCTGGGGCGGTATGTGTTCGCAGGCGCCGGCGTGGTCGGGCTGATCTCCGGGCCGGTGCTGGCCGGGCCGGAGAACCCGTCCGTGGTGCACGGGACGGCCGCGTTTGTGCAGAACGGCGCAAACACGACCATCACCGCCAGTCACAACGCGATCATCAACTATTCGTCGTTCAACATCGGCGCTGCCGAGTCCGTGCGGTTCATCCAGCCCGGGGCCACCTCGCGGGTCCTGAACCGGATCGACTCCGCGATGCCGACGAGGATCGACGGCTCGCTCAGCGCGAACGGCTCGGTGTACTTCGTCAACCGCGCCGGCGTGATGTTTGGCAACGGCGCCGTCGTCAATGTCGGCGGTCTCTACGCCGCCGCCGCGAACCTCTCCAACCAGAACTTCCTCGCCGGCATCAACCACTTCACCGATGTCTCCGGTTCGGTCGTGAACTCCGGGATGATCACCGCCTCGTCCGTCAACCTGATCGGGCGGTATGTGGCCAACCACGGCACCGTGCTGGCGGATACCGGCGTGGTCACGATGACCGCCGGGGATGATGTGTACCTCGGCGAGTTCGACGGCCGGATCATCGTCAAGGTCGAAGGCGGCGCCGTCGCCGCGGCCGCGACACCCGCGTCGCCTCAGGCCGGGGTCACCAACTCGGGCCGCATTCAGGCCCGGTCCGGCCGTGTCACGATGGCCGCGGGTGACATGTACTCGCTGGCGATCTCAAACTCGGGCTCGGTTGCGGCACGCGACATCACGCTCCAGGGCGGTCAGGGCCGCGGCGCGATCGTCGAAGTGGGCGGAACCTTGGATGCGTCAACCCGGACGGCCGGTGAGACCGGTGGCTCCGTGCGGGTCCTGGGTGATCGAGTCAGCATCAATCACGCCTCGATCGACGCCTCGGGCGCTGCGGGCGGCGGCGAGGTTCTGATTGGCGGCGACTTCCAGGGCCGCTACGGCAAGAACGGCGATGTGCCGAACGCCAAGAGGACGTTCGTTTCCACGGATTCCACGATTTCGGCCGACGCCACGCAGCAGGGCGATGGCGGCAAGGTAATTGTCTGGGCCGACGAGGTAACCAAGTTCGGCGGCACGGTCAGCGCGAAGGGGGCGCAGGGGGGGGACGGAGGGTTCGCCGAAGTCTCCGGGAAGCAGAATCTCGTCTTTGCCGGCCGTGCGGATCTGCGCGGCTCGGGTGATGGCAAGACGGGCACGCTGCTGCTGGACCCGCGCGACATCACGGTTGCGCCCGGCGGTGGGGCGACGCTCGACGACGTCGATCAGTTCGGCGATACGCCGTCGAGCGATGTCACGATCGCCGCCGCGACCATCAACAGCGCCGCGGCAAACGTTGTGCTTCAGGCCAACCAGGACATTCTGGTCACCGAGGCGATCGCGATGTCTGGCTCTGGCCTGAGCCTGACGATGCAGGCCGGAAGGTCCATCAACGTCGGGGCCAACATCTCGACCAACGACGGGGCGGTCAGCCTGACCGCGAACGAGACGGCCGCCGCGGGCGTGGTCGATGCCGACCGCGGGGCCGGCGCGGCGACAATCACGTTCGCCCCCGGGGCCTCGATCAACGCGGGCACGGGCAACATCTCGCTGAGCATCCTCGACGGCGCCGGCCTGACCAACTCGACCTCCGGGAATCTCTCGGTCGGTTCGCTGATCACCACGGGCGATGTGGTTATCCGCAACCTGGGGACGACGAGCTTCTCGTCCATCGTCAGGTCCGAGGATTCGTCGATCATCACCGCCGGATCGGCGGCCTTCGAGATTGCCGGCAACGGCGGCGTCGGGGTCGAGCCGCGGCCGATGCGGCTTGATGTGACCGACGTCTCGGGCGTCACGCACGCGGGCGGCATCTGGCTCTCAAGTCTCCAGGACTTCACCGTCGGCAACGCGCTCCTTGGAAGCCCGACGGGCATCACAACCAGCGGCGGGAGCATCGGTGTCTCCTCGCTCGGGGCGATCACGCTCGCCCAGAGCGTCGGCTCGACGACCTTCGCGCCCCTGATCCGGGTCCGGGCACAGGGCGTCGCGGTAGATGCCCCGGTGACCAACGTCGGCGGGACCATCCAGATCGCGGCTGATCGAAACGCGGACGGTTCAGGCGTTCTGACCACCAGCGTCCCGGGGACGATCACGTCCGGCGGTGGCGATATCACCGCGACTGCGGGGGACATGACGATCGCTGCAGCGATCGATGCCGGCGCAGGAAGCCTGTCGCTCGGTCGCGCCTCCGCCGGCACCATCGGTCTCGGCGATGCGACCGGAGACCTCGCGATCTCGGGAGCGGAACTCGACCTGATCACGGCGGCGAACCTGATCGTCGGCAACAACCTGGCCACCCAGATTACGGTCGACAACATCCTCGCCTCCGAGAGCGACGGCATTGCCGGGACCACGACGCTCAATGCCCTTGCCTCCAATGCGACGGTGCAGTTCCAGGGCGGCTCGTCGACGTTCCGCTCGCTCAGCGCCGTTGCGAACGGCGGGATCACGGCGAACGCTGGCGTTGCGACCACCGCCGGCGCCATGGTGCTCAACGCCGACGCCAACTCGGACGGATCCGGCTCGCTCGTCGTCGCTCCGACCGTACCACTCTCGACCTCGAACTCTCAGTTGTTCGTCAACGCGTCGGACCTCGACCTGCAAGGGACGCTGAACTCCGGCACCGGCCAGACGGTGGTCAGTTCGACCGCGGCTCCCGGGATCGCCCTGGGCAACGCCTCGGTCAGCGGCGCGATGAGCATCACCGGCGCCGAACTCTCGCGTATCACGGCCGACTCGCTGGAACTGGGCCGCGTGAATCTTGGCGGCAATATCGTTGCCGACGGCGTGACCTCCGCCAACCTCTCGAATATCGCAGGGACGGTTACCCTCCTTGCGGGGGGCAACGGGTCGAGCATCACGTTCTCCGGCGGCGCCTCATCATTCCCGACCCTTGTCGCGAATGCTGACAACGGGATCACCGTCTCGGCGGACCTGAGCACGACCGTCGGCGATCTCAGCCTTGATGCGGACTCCGATGGCGGCGCCGATTCCGGCGATGCCCTGACGATCGGCGCCGATCGCACCATCACCTCGGCCGGCGCCATGACACTCTCCGCACTGACCGGCGGGATTCAGGCCCAGGGTGCGCTGACCCTGAACTCCGCCTCGGGCACCCGCCTGCTAAGCAGCCTGAACGCCTCCTCGGGCGCTGTCGGCATCAACACGGATACCGATGCGGACGGAACCGGTGGTCTCACGGTCGCCGCAGGCACGACCGTCACCACGGGTGCCGCGCTCAACATTGTTACGGCTGACCTCTCGCTCGACGGCAATATCACCGCGGGCGCCAACGCGGTCACTATCCGGTCTTCCTCGCCCAACAAGTCGATCGGTCTGGGCGACGCGACCGGGGACATGACAATTACGACGGACGAACTCTCCAGGATCTCCGCGGGGTCGCTCTCGCTCGGGGGCGCCAATACCAACCGCATCGACGTGGACAACGTCACCCAGGAGGCTTCGTCGGGCGTGACCGGGTTTGTGACGCTCACCTCCGGTGCTGATGGCGGAACGGTCCGGTTCCTGAACAATGCGTCCACGTTCAACTCGCTGGCCGTCAACGCGGACGACTCGATCGATATTGAGACGAACCTGACCACCCTCTCGGCCGGGCTGACGCTGAACGCGGACACCGACTCGTCACCCGACGCGTCCGACGCCATCCGCCTCGCGGCGGTGACGGTGTCCGCCGCCGGCGACATCCTGATGACCGCCCCAACCGGCGGACTCAGGCTCACTGGAGCGAACGAGTCGAATACGACGATCCTCGCAGTGAATGGCGGCAGTATCACGCTGCTGCCGGTCACTGCCGACAATACCTCCGCCAACCTCTCCGTCGCGGCTCAGGGCAACCTGGCGCTGGGCTCGGTGAACATCGGGACCGGGGCGTTCTCGGCCATCGCTGACTCGGATTCCAACACGCAGGGCGCGACGCTGACGGTCGGCTCGATGACCGCCGGGAACGTCACGCTCGGCGCGGGCACGGATGGCAACGACACGATCTCGATCACCTCGACCCTCGCACCCTCCGGCGATCTGACGATCCAGAACGCGGGTGTGGTCGACATCGCCGACGGGGTTAATCTCACGCCTGGCGGATCGCTCACCGCTGCGTCCGGCGTGAACTCGATCGTGCTCGCGGGCGCCGCGGGCACGACCCACACGTTCTCTTCCGGAAACGACGGCGTGATCGCGCTGGGCACCGTCTCGTCGTCGAACGCCGCGGGCCTCGTGCTGAACTCCGAGGGCCGAATCAACACCGGCGCCATCAACCTCGGCACCGGTTCACTGACTGTCACCGTTGATTCTGATAATGACGGCAGCGAGACGGCGAACATCGGCGCGGTCACTGCTTCGTCCCTATCGGCAACAGGCACCGGCGGCAACGACACGGTCTCGTTCGACAGCACCGTGAATGTGTCGGGAGAGGGCGGCGTCGTTGCCGACGCGGGCGCCGTGATCCTCGGCGGTAACGTCACCTCCCCCGCGGGCCCGATCTCGCTGACCGGATCGATCGTGTTGGCCGGCGACCTCACCGTGTCGACGCTCGGGTCCAATCGGAACATCAGCTTCTTCGGTCCGCTCAACGGCACGCACAACCTCACGGTCAACCCCGGTAACGGCACAGTGCTCTTCGCCGGGGCTGTTGGTGGGGTGACCCCCCTGAGCGGGCTCTCCATCCCCGTGGCCGACGGGGTGACGTTCGATTCAACGGTGGCCGTCGGCAACCAGTCGCTGTCGGTCTCGGCGTCCGACATTCGACTTGGCGGGAACGCGAGCAGCAACGGCGGAGACGTCTCCTTTGCGGGTCCTTTGTCTCTCACCGCTGATGCGGTCATCTCGGGCAACAACGTGGCGTTTACCTCGTCGGTCAACTCGGCCGGCAGCGTGGCGCGGTCATTGATCGTCAACTCCGCCAACGGCGGCGTAACGACCTTCGGCGGCACCGTGGGCGGTGTCGGCCCCCTCGCGTCCCTGTTCACCAACGCCGACGGCTCCACGCGGATCGGCGGCGACATCACAACCACCAGCGGATCGATCACGATCAATGACGCGGCCGTGCTGACGGCCGATGCCGCGATCCGCGCTCTTGGTGGCGGTTCGATTACGTTCTCGGGAACGATCAACTCCGACTCGTCGTCCAGCCCACGCAATCTCACGCTGCTGGTTGATACCTCCGTGGTGGGCTTCAACATCCCGACCATCAACTTCGGTGGGGCGGTGGGCGCCACGGCGGCGTTGAACGATCTGTACCTCAACTACGATCCGGTCCGCGGCGTCGACGGCCGGTCGCTGCCCGCAGAAGTGGCGTCGATCACGTTCCGCCAGCGCAACGCGGATGGATCGCCGCTCTCGATCTCCGACTCAACCTTCCTCCCCGCGTTCGCCGCGAGCATCGTCGTGTCCCGTGATTTCATCATGGGATTGAACGAGAAGCTCTCGGCGCTCGGGAACCTCACCATCGCGTCGGGCCGGAATGCCAACATCGGCGATCTCGCCGCCCTGGGCAACATGTCGGTCTCCTCCCCCGCGATCCTCGTCCGGAACCGGGTCCCAGGCGCCCTGTTCGCCTCGAACGGGCAGCTGATCGCCGATTCGGGCATCGACTACGTCGCTGGGGGCAACGTGACGTTCTCGGTGGTGCCGACGATCGAGAACGCCGCGCTGCCGAACCCGGTGTTCGCGACATCGAGCGGCACCGGCTCGACCAACTCGAACCTCAACAATTTTACTTTCCGCCAGTTCGGCACCGTATCGGCGGGAGTCATGGACCTGGCCGGGGTCACCCTCGACCTTCGGGCCCAGGGTCCGAGCAACACCAATATCGCCACCGTGATCGCCGGCAGCGATCCGAGCCCGATCACCTCCGGCCTGTACGTTCCGGACGCGACGCCGTACGGCGAACTCGTCTCCAGTCTCGGCCCCCTCGGCTTGGTCGTTCGTGGCATGACGGCCGAAGAGGTCGTGCAATCGCTGGTCGGTCGGGCGCTGTACAACGACGTTCCGTCCATGGTCAATGCCAGGACCACGCAGCTCACCGCCAACCGTCTGTCGCCCGAGCAGGTGCGGGCGGTCTCGGATGCGTACCGGCAGATCTTCCCGCAGGGTGATGAGGATCCGACTGCCCGTGCCGCGCGTGCAGCGCAGATCCGGGCCAGCCTGGCCGATGCGTACATCCGCTACCAGCAGTCCGGTGCGCCGGCACGGTTCGATGCGGTCCGTTTCCGGTCGTTTGTTGACTCCACGCCGCAGACGGCCGATGCGTCTCGGACGATTGCAAACCTCGAGACGCTCTTCGGCGCTCTGTCGGCATTGAGCCTCTCGTCGGGTGAGCAGTCGGTCGCCCGTACCGCCGTCCTCAGGGACCTGACGCCCGACGGCCTGACGACCGTCCAGCTGGAGGAGGTTGTCCTCGCCCGTCCCGACACCGCCGGGGTCTAG
- a CDS encoding alpha/beta hydrolase: protein MALPDGARVEGWFLPGLGRDAANPGPLVIYAHGNAELIEQNLGRARMYQDLGISVLMPEYRGYGRSGGSPGEAEIVADFGRFAEWAAGQPEVDPRQVVYHGRSLGGGVTAQLAARRPPFAMILESSFTSVTSMAWSFGVPPFLVRNTYRTDLVLPGLNRPLLIIHGTDDDIIPVVHGRRLHELAPGSTLVELAGTHNDFPQDERAYRAAIRMFLDEHGLVPANAPAP from the coding sequence ATGGCGCTACCCGACGGAGCTCGGGTCGAAGGGTGGTTCCTTCCCGGGCTGGGACGCGATGCCGCGAACCCGGGGCCCTTGGTGATCTACGCCCACGGCAACGCGGAACTCATCGAGCAGAACCTGGGCAGGGCGCGGATGTATCAGGACCTTGGGATCTCGGTGCTGATGCCCGAGTACCGCGGATATGGACGATCCGGCGGCAGCCCGGGCGAGGCCGAAATCGTCGCCGACTTCGGTCGATTCGCGGAGTGGGCTGCCGGCCAGCCTGAGGTGGATCCTCGCCAGGTGGTCTACCACGGGCGCTCATTGGGAGGGGGCGTAACGGCGCAGTTGGCCGCGAGGCGTCCCCCATTCGCGATGATCCTTGAGTCGTCGTTCACCAGCGTCACGTCGATGGCGTGGTCGTTCGGCGTCCCGCCGTTCTTGGTTCGCAACACCTACCGCACCGACCTTGTGTTGCCGGGCCTCAACCGGCCTCTCCTGATCATCCACGGAACCGACGATGACATCATCCCGGTGGTCCACGGCCGCCGGCTGCATGAACTGGCTCCTGGTTCAACCCTGGTCGAACTTGCGGGCACGCACAACGATTTTCCGCAGGACGAGCGGGCGTATCGAGCCGCGATCAGAATGTTCCTGGATGAACACGGGCTCGTGCCGGCGAATGCGCCCGCACCGTGA
- a CDS encoding CHAD domain-containing protein encodes MTYKTSKCKWVKGLRPDMAVAAAARRVFTTRLDAVGVLLKLASSRSHKDPEYIHQLRVATRRAEAAVEAFEPALDRDTADKALRRLKKIRRAAGDARDSDVHLARLREARDQVEPSLTPLLDHLIAITTHDRSVAQAEVVAAAKKHSPARLRRLGRALVESATQDRRPEATGVHRTLAAVATGAIETGMQAFVSAAEADLSVIDNLHSLRLVTKRLRYVVELFGTIFDRKLVRAASRGIARIQEKMGSVNDAHQELLRLEAIAARLDRSEGSVEIGLAAKWTPQLRAGLASLIDQRRGQLSHQHDQFLGGWNRTGGETLLDDLRAIVRAASAEFRPLAPQAGARPGPPAPPEVVVLADVNRVAAAAGSVPPASPLTPDHGGPIRIAAIDVGTNSIRLIIAEAAPDGSYRVLDDEKEIARLGRGIDATGRLDDRAMMDAAVAITRMRTIADGYGVAALRVVGTAAVREASNRDEFLDRVRSQAGVELQVVGAEEEARLAYLSASNAVDLSAARSAVVDIGGGSTEVILSAPANPGSVIERIYTIPQGAVRLTERFGGPEQCAGPRFDEMRKAVRKDLDRHIGSPQFLPLMLIGTGGTITTLASMVLHANLGPAADGLFAGSVQGHEVRRFEVRHLLDNLRKTPLRERARTPGLSADRADIIVAGLTIVDCVMRHLEIDVIKAHEGGIRDGLLLTMVQDAFPHGTDTADARDSGGRHADPRDPLRSVRRFARACGYEHRHCTHVARLALQIFDQLAAVGDGHASDLSPRHRVLLEAAALVHDVGYLINYARHHKHSYHLIVHADLPGFSAREVEIIAHLARYHRRAEPKGRHRSFARLPKEDRRTVRALAAILRIADGLDRTHTQRVQGVRLSTSDGQAIFTVEADPEPTVDIWGAQRKCSLLTRAFGLQARFEWAAPPSEIQPDPTPVEESRLSGSIRGC; translated from the coding sequence ATGACGTACAAGACCAGCAAGTGCAAGTGGGTGAAGGGATTGCGGCCGGATATGGCCGTTGCCGCGGCGGCACGCCGCGTCTTCACCACGCGGCTTGATGCCGTCGGCGTGCTCCTGAAGCTTGCATCGAGCCGCTCTCACAAGGATCCCGAGTACATCCATCAGCTCCGAGTTGCCACGCGCCGAGCGGAGGCCGCAGTTGAGGCCTTCGAGCCGGCCCTAGACCGCGACACCGCAGACAAGGCGCTCCGCCGGTTGAAGAAGATCCGGCGAGCCGCCGGCGATGCACGCGACTCGGACGTCCACCTCGCCAGGCTCCGAGAAGCGAGGGACCAGGTCGAGCCCTCGCTGACCCCGCTTCTGGATCACCTGATCGCCATCACCACCCACGACCGTTCCGTCGCGCAAGCCGAGGTCGTCGCGGCGGCCAAGAAGCACTCGCCGGCACGACTCCGCCGCCTCGGCCGGGCACTTGTCGAGTCGGCCACCCAGGATCGCAGGCCGGAGGCAACCGGTGTCCACCGGACACTGGCCGCGGTTGCCACGGGAGCGATCGAGACCGGCATGCAGGCTTTCGTCAGCGCGGCAGAGGCGGATCTGAGCGTCATCGACAACCTCCACTCGCTCCGCTTGGTCACCAAGAGGCTGCGGTACGTCGTCGAACTGTTCGGAACGATCTTCGATCGGAAGTTGGTGCGAGCCGCCAGCCGCGGAATCGCCCGGATTCAGGAGAAGATGGGGTCGGTGAACGACGCCCACCAGGAACTGCTGCGGCTTGAAGCGATTGCAGCCCGCCTTGATCGCAGCGAGGGTTCCGTCGAGATCGGGCTCGCGGCGAAGTGGACTCCCCAGCTCCGTGCGGGGCTGGCGTCGCTCATCGATCAGCGACGGGGCCAGCTCAGCCACCAGCACGATCAGTTCCTCGGCGGCTGGAACCGCACCGGAGGCGAGACGCTGCTTGACGACCTGCGCGCGATTGTTCGCGCCGCGAGTGCAGAGTTCAGGCCATTAGCCCCGCAAGCTGGCGCGCGGCCCGGCCCCCCGGCGCCTCCTGAGGTCGTCGTCCTGGCCGACGTGAATCGAGTTGCCGCCGCCGCTGGGAGTGTTCCACCGGCGTCGCCGCTGACGCCCGATCACGGAGGCCCGATCCGTATCGCCGCAATCGACGTCGGCACAAACTCCATTCGGCTCATCATCGCCGAAGCCGCCCCGGACGGCTCCTACCGCGTCCTCGATGATGAGAAGGAGATCGCCCGCCTCGGTCGGGGCATCGATGCGACCGGGCGGCTGGACGACCGGGCAATGATGGACGCGGCTGTGGCCATCACGCGCATGCGAACCATCGCCGACGGCTACGGGGTTGCGGCGCTGCGCGTGGTTGGCACCGCGGCCGTTCGCGAGGCGTCAAACCGCGATGAGTTTCTCGACCGAGTCCGCTCGCAGGCAGGGGTTGAACTCCAGGTCGTCGGCGCGGAGGAGGAGGCGCGTCTGGCCTACCTCTCGGCCTCGAACGCGGTCGATCTGTCGGCGGCACGGTCGGCGGTAGTCGATATCGGCGGCGGTTCCACGGAGGTCATCCTCTCGGCGCCGGCAAACCCCGGCAGCGTGATTGAGCGGATCTACACGATCCCCCAGGGGGCGGTGCGGCTGACCGAGCGGTTCGGCGGGCCAGAGCAGTGCGCTGGTCCTCGATTTGACGAGATGCGCAAGGCTGTGCGCAAGGACCTTGATCGCCACATTGGGTCGCCGCAGTTCCTGCCGCTGATGCTCATCGGAACCGGCGGCACGATCACGACACTGGCGTCGATGGTGTTGCACGCGAACCTCGGTCCCGCTGCGGATGGCCTCTTCGCCGGTTCGGTCCAGGGACACGAGGTCCGGCGGTTTGAAGTCCGGCACCTGCTGGACAACCTCCGGAAGACGCCGCTGCGAGAGCGTGCCCGAACGCCAGGGCTCAGCGCCGATCGTGCGGACATCATCGTCGCCGGGCTGACGATCGTGGACTGCGTCATGCGCCACCTCGAGATCGACGTGATCAAGGCTCATGAGGGCGGCATCCGCGATGGGCTCCTGCTCACGATGGTCCAGGACGCCTTTCCGCACGGGACCGACACGGCGGACGCCCGGGACAGCGGTGGGCGCCACGCCGATCCGAGGGATCCCCTCCGGTCTGTCCGCCGCTTTGCGCGAGCGTGCGGTTACGAGCACCGCCACTGCACTCACGTCGCCAGGCTGGCGCTCCAGATCTTCGATCAACTTGCCGCCGTGGGCGACGGCCATGCGTCAGACCTGTCTCCCCGCCACCGCGTACTGCTTGAGGCCGCGGCGCTTGTGCACGACGTTGGCTATCTCATCAACTACGCGCGCCACCACAAGCACTCCTACCACCTGATCGTTCATGCCGATCTCCCCGGCTTTTCGGCCCGGGAGGTCGAGATCATTGCCCACCTCGCCCGCTACCACAGGAGGGCTGAGCCGAAGGGCCGCCACCGCTCGTTCGCCCGTCTGCCGAAGGAAGACCGCCGCACGGTCCGGGCGCTCGCGGCCATCCTGCGGATCGCCGATGGACTGGACCGCACACACACGCAGCGAGTTCAGGGGGTCCGGCTGTCGACCTCCGACGGCCAGGCGATCTTCACCGTCGAAGCGGACCCGGAGCCGACAGTTGATATCTGGGGTGCGCAGCGAAAGTGCTCGCTGCTGACTCGCGCCTTCGGTCTGCAGGCCCGGTTCGAGTGGGCCGCCCCACCCTCCGAGATCCAGCCCGACCCGACCCCGGTCGAGGAGTCCAGGTTGTCCGGGTCGATCCGCGGATGCTGA